In Serratia marcescens subsp. marcescens ATCC 13880, a single genomic region encodes these proteins:
- a CDS encoding pyridoxal phosphate-dependent aminotransferase: protein MSTSALIPESKLPALGTTIFTQMSALAQQHQAINLSQGFPDFDGPDYLKERLAWHVAQGANQYAPMTGVAALREAIADKTAELYGWQPDAGGEVTVTAGATEALFAAITALVRPGDEVVCFDPSYDSYAPAVTLAGGVLKRLALQPPAFAVDWQRFAAALSPRTRLVIVNTPHNPSATAWQAEDMQQLWHAIAEREIYVLSDEVYEHICFAKGGHASVLAHPQLRQRAIAVSSFGKTFHMTGWKVGYCVAPAALSAEVRKVHQYLTFSVNTPAQLALADSLRAEPEHWRQLPAFYRAKRDRFVQALASSRLEILPCAGTYFLLADYSAISDLDDVAFCHWLTEHVGVAAIPLSVFCADPFPHKLIRLCFAKQDATLDAAAERLCRL from the coding sequence ATGAGCACTTCCGCATTGATTCCCGAAAGTAAACTGCCTGCCCTGGGCACCACCATCTTCACCCAAATGAGCGCGCTGGCGCAGCAGCATCAGGCGATCAACCTGTCGCAGGGCTTCCCTGATTTCGACGGGCCGGACTACCTGAAAGAACGCCTGGCCTGGCACGTCGCCCAGGGGGCCAACCAATATGCGCCGATGACCGGCGTGGCGGCGCTGCGCGAAGCCATCGCCGACAAAACCGCCGAGCTGTATGGCTGGCAGCCGGACGCCGGCGGCGAAGTGACCGTCACCGCCGGCGCCACCGAAGCGCTGTTCGCCGCCATCACCGCGCTGGTGCGCCCCGGCGATGAGGTTGTCTGTTTCGATCCGAGCTACGACAGCTACGCGCCGGCGGTGACGCTGGCGGGCGGCGTACTCAAACGCCTCGCCCTGCAGCCGCCCGCGTTTGCCGTGGATTGGCAACGGTTCGCCGCCGCGCTGTCGCCGCGCACCCGCCTGGTGATCGTCAACACGCCGCACAACCCGTCCGCCACCGCCTGGCAGGCGGAAGACATGCAACAGCTGTGGCACGCCATCGCCGAACGCGAAATCTACGTGCTCAGCGACGAGGTTTACGAACACATCTGCTTCGCCAAAGGCGGCCACGCCAGCGTGTTGGCCCACCCGCAGCTGCGCCAACGGGCGATCGCGGTCTCCTCTTTCGGAAAAACCTTCCACATGACCGGCTGGAAAGTGGGTTACTGCGTGGCGCCCGCCGCGCTGAGCGCTGAGGTGCGCAAGGTGCATCAATACCTGACCTTTTCGGTCAATACTCCGGCGCAGCTGGCGCTGGCGGATAGCCTGCGCGCCGAGCCGGAGCACTGGCGACAGCTGCCGGCGTTCTATCGCGCCAAGCGAGATCGCTTTGTGCAGGCGCTGGCGAGCAGCCGACTGGAAATTTTACCCTGCGCCGGTACATACTTCTTGCTGGCGGACTACAGCGCCATCTCCGATCTGGACGATGTAGCGTTCTGCCATTGGTTAACCGAGCACGTGGGCGTGGCGGCCATTCCGCTGTCGGTCTTCTGTGCCGATCCTTTCCCCCATAAATTGATCCGGCTGTGCTTCGCTAAACAGGACGCCACGCTGGATGCAGCTGCGGAGCGGTTATGTCGACTTTAA
- a CDS encoding methylthioribulose 1-phosphate dehydratase: protein MTENPQLTALLAACHWIGDKGWCPATGGNMSLRLDERQCLVTESGKDKGSLSAADFLQVDIADNHVPSGRTPSAETGLHTLLYRLYPHLGAVLHTHSVNATVLSRVERGDALVLQGYEMQKSLAGQRSHLDSVAIPIFDNDQDIPRLASRVAAYAEVTPLQYGFLVRGHGLYCWGSQVAEARRHLEGLEFLFQCELQRRLLEAK, encoded by the coding sequence ATGACGGAGAATCCGCAACTTACCGCATTACTGGCGGCCTGCCACTGGATTGGCGACAAAGGCTGGTGTCCGGCGACCGGCGGCAACATGTCGCTGCGCCTCGACGAACGCCAGTGCCTGGTCACCGAATCCGGCAAAGACAAAGGCAGCCTGAGCGCCGCCGATTTTCTGCAGGTGGATATCGCCGACAATCATGTGCCGAGCGGCCGTACACCGTCGGCGGAAACCGGGCTGCATACGCTGCTCTATCGCTTGTACCCGCATCTTGGCGCGGTGTTGCATACCCATTCCGTCAACGCCACCGTGTTGTCGCGGGTGGAACGCGGCGATGCGTTGGTGCTGCAGGGGTACGAAATGCAAAAGTCGCTCGCCGGTCAGCGCAGCCACCTGGACAGCGTGGCGATCCCCATTTTCGATAACGATCAGGACATTCCCCGGCTGGCGTCGCGCGTCGCGGCCTATGCCGAGGTCACGCCGCTGCAGTACGGTTTTCTGGTGCGCGGCCACGGTCTCTATTGCTGGGGAAGCCAGGTGGCGGAAGCCCGCCGCCATCTCGAAGGACTGGAATTCCTGTTCCAGTGTGAACTGCAACGTCGTTTGCTGGAGGCGAAATGA
- the mtnC gene encoding acireductone synthase — protein sequence MIRAIVTDIEGTTSDIRFVHQVLFPYARERLADFVRRHATESEVAAPLAALRAEIDQPQADLDALIAALYRFMDEDRKSTALKALQGIIWRSGYREGDFRGHLYPEVAGQLAAWQRQGLKLYVYSSGSVEAQKLLFGHSSAGDLQPLFSGYFDTHVGAKRETASYRNIAQAIGIAPDELLFLSDIHQELDAAQAAGWHTCQLIRDEADAQSRHPQVSRFDHIDLGEFVS from the coding sequence ATGATCCGCGCTATCGTGACCGATATTGAAGGCACCACCAGCGATATTCGCTTCGTGCATCAGGTATTGTTTCCCTATGCCCGCGAACGGCTGGCGGATTTTGTACGCCGTCACGCCACGGAGAGCGAAGTCGCCGCGCCGCTGGCGGCGCTGCGCGCTGAAATTGACCAGCCGCAGGCGGATCTCGACGCGCTGATCGCCGCGTTGTACCGCTTTATGGATGAAGACCGCAAATCCACCGCGCTCAAGGCGCTGCAGGGCATCATCTGGCGCAGCGGCTATCGCGAAGGGGATTTCCGCGGGCATCTGTACCCGGAAGTCGCCGGGCAGTTGGCCGCCTGGCAGCGTCAGGGGCTGAAGCTTTACGTCTATTCCTCCGGTTCGGTGGAAGCGCAGAAACTGCTGTTCGGCCACAGCAGCGCCGGCGATCTGCAGCCGCTGTTCAGCGGCTATTTCGACACGCACGTCGGGGCCAAGCGTGAAACCGCGTCGTACCGCAACATTGCGCAGGCTATCGGCATCGCGCCCGACGAACTGCTGTTCCTGTCCGATATCCACCAGGAACTGGACGCCGCGCAGGCCGCCGGCTGGCATACCTGCCAGCTGATCCGCGATGAGGCGGATGCACAGAGCCGGCATCCGCAGGTCAGCCGTTTTGATCATATCGATTTAGGGGAGTTTGTCTCATGA
- a CDS encoding 1,2-dihydroxy-3-keto-5-methylthiopentene dioxygenase, with the protein MSGLTIFSDTAPQQQPLWQSRDAQEIQRQLAQIGVRFERWQADRELGDNPQPQAVIAAYQHEIDRLVAEKGYQSWDVISMRPDHEQRQALREKFLSEHTHGEDEVRFFVEGAGLFCLHLDGKIFQILCEKNDLISVPANTRHWFDMGSAPHFTAIRVFDNPEGWVAHFTGDTIADAYPRLD; encoded by the coding sequence ATGAGTGGATTGACCATTTTCAGTGATACAGCGCCGCAGCAGCAGCCGCTGTGGCAGAGCCGCGACGCGCAGGAGATCCAGCGGCAGCTGGCGCAGATCGGCGTGCGCTTTGAGCGTTGGCAGGCGGATCGCGAACTGGGCGACAATCCGCAGCCGCAGGCGGTGATCGCCGCCTACCAGCATGAGATCGACCGGCTGGTGGCGGAAAAGGGCTACCAGAGCTGGGACGTGATCAGCATGCGGCCCGACCACGAACAGCGCCAGGCGCTGCGCGAAAAATTCCTGTCCGAACATACGCACGGCGAGGATGAAGTGCGCTTTTTCGTTGAAGGGGCGGGGCTGTTTTGCCTGCATCTGGACGGCAAGATCTTCCAGATCCTGTGCGAAAAGAACGATCTGATCTCAGTGCCGGCCAACACCCGTCACTGGTTCGATATGGGCTCGGCGCCGCACTTTACCGCGATCCGGGTATTTGACAACCCGGAAGGCTGGGTGGCGCATTTCACCGGCGACACGATCGCCGATGCCTATCCGCGTCTGGACTGA
- the mtnA gene encoding S-methyl-5-thioribose-1-phosphate isomerase, producing the protein MQALNTTSLTLRDNRLWILDQQALPQEKRWRACDSVEELVGHIHSLRVRGAPLIGLSASLLLALLAERGLPRAELEQALHTLRAARPTAVNLMNNLDRMKLALAEPDWAPAMVNEALRLVEEDRLLCDRIADRGAGLVKPGSRLLTHCNTGGLATAGVGTAIGVLLRAHQQGKVQQVWVDETRPLLQGGRLTAWELGELGIPYRLICDSMAASLMAQGQVDAVWVGADRIAANGDVANKIGTYSLAVLAHYHGIPFYVAAPHTTHDPHCPDGAAIPIEQRAAAEVTGVSGSFGACQWAPADAPVYNPAFDVTPAKLISGWVFDSGVITPQQVEAGIFRRTLG; encoded by the coding sequence ATGCAAGCGCTTAACACCACCAGTTTGACCCTGCGAGATAACCGCCTTTGGATCCTCGATCAGCAAGCCCTGCCGCAGGAAAAGCGGTGGCGCGCTTGCGACAGCGTGGAAGAGTTGGTCGGGCACATTCACAGCCTGCGGGTGCGCGGCGCACCGCTGATCGGGCTGTCCGCCAGCCTGCTGTTGGCGCTGCTCGCGGAACGCGGTCTGCCGCGCGCCGAGCTGGAGCAGGCGCTGCACACGCTGCGCGCCGCCCGCCCGACGGCGGTTAACCTGATGAACAATCTGGATCGCATGAAGTTGGCGCTGGCGGAGCCTGACTGGGCGCCGGCGATGGTGAACGAAGCGCTGCGGTTGGTGGAGGAGGATCGCCTGCTGTGCGATCGCATCGCCGATCGCGGCGCAGGGCTGGTCAAGCCCGGCAGCCGCCTGCTGACCCACTGCAATACCGGCGGATTGGCCACCGCCGGCGTCGGCACCGCTATCGGGGTGCTGCTGCGCGCCCACCAGCAGGGCAAGGTGCAACAAGTATGGGTCGATGAAACCCGGCCGCTGCTGCAGGGCGGCCGCCTGACCGCCTGGGAACTGGGCGAGCTGGGCATTCCCTATCGTCTGATCTGCGATTCAATGGCCGCCAGCCTGATGGCGCAAGGCCAGGTCGATGCGGTATGGGTCGGCGCGGATCGCATCGCCGCCAACGGCGACGTCGCCAACAAGATTGGCACCTACAGCCTGGCGGTGCTGGCGCACTATCACGGCATCCCGTTCTACGTGGCCGCCCCGCACACCACCCACGATCCGCACTGTCCGGACGGCGCCGCCATCCCGATCGAGCAACGCGCGGCGGCCGAAGTCACCGGCGTTTCAGGCAGCTTCGGCGCCTGTCAGTGGGCGCCGGCCGATGCGCCGGTCTACAATCCGGCGTTCGACGTCACGCCGGCGAAGCTTATCAGCGGGTGGGTGTTCGACAGCGGCGTGATCACGCCGCAGCAGGTTGAAGCGGGGATTTTCCGGCGGACACTGGGTTAA
- the mtnK gene encoding S-methyl-5-thioribose kinase, translated as MSLYRTFTAADAVEYARQYGQVAEPQALVSADEIGDGNLNLVFKIRDREGVSRVIVKQALPYVRCVGESWPLTLDRARIEAETLLVHGGFCPRHTVKVLHHDPELAVMVQEDLSDHRIWRSELVQGNYHPLAAGQLAEYLAQTLFHTSDFYQSAQQKKAEVSRFTNPELCQITEDLFFTDPYIDHERNQFEAALLPQVQALREDAPLKVAVAGLKHRFLSKAEALLHGDIHSGSIFVAEGRLKAIDAEFGFYGPIGFDVGTALGNLLLNYCGQPGLFGPRDAAAGREQRLQDVRELWLIFADRFLALCHQQSRDAALATPGYAEQFLQQVWSDAIGYCGTELIRRTIGLAHVADLDSIADADMRLDCQRHALGLGRTLIVNAPQIEHIDALLARIRQQG; from the coding sequence ATGTCGCTTTATCGTACGTTTACGGCTGCCGATGCCGTTGAATATGCCCGCCAATACGGGCAGGTGGCCGAACCGCAGGCGCTGGTGAGCGCCGACGAGATCGGTGACGGCAACCTGAACCTGGTGTTCAAGATCCGCGATCGTGAAGGCGTGAGCCGGGTGATCGTCAAACAGGCGCTGCCCTACGTGCGCTGCGTGGGCGAATCCTGGCCGCTGACGTTGGATCGGGCGCGCATCGAAGCGGAAACGCTGCTGGTCCACGGCGGTTTCTGCCCGCGGCATACGGTAAAAGTCTTGCATCACGATCCCGAGTTGGCGGTGATGGTGCAGGAAGATCTCTCCGATCATCGCATCTGGCGCAGTGAACTGGTGCAGGGGAACTATCATCCGCTGGCGGCCGGGCAGTTGGCGGAATACCTGGCGCAGACGCTGTTTCACACCTCCGATTTTTATCAGTCGGCGCAGCAGAAAAAGGCGGAAGTCAGCCGTTTCACCAACCCCGAACTGTGCCAGATCACCGAGGATCTGTTCTTTACCGATCCCTATATCGACCATGAGCGCAATCAGTTCGAGGCGGCGCTGTTGCCGCAGGTGCAGGCGCTGCGCGAGGATGCGCCGCTGAAGGTGGCGGTCGCCGGCCTGAAACATCGCTTCCTCAGCAAGGCGGAGGCGCTGTTGCACGGGGATATCCACAGCGGTTCGATCTTCGTGGCGGAAGGGCGATTGAAAGCGATCGACGCTGAATTCGGTTTCTACGGCCCGATCGGTTTCGATGTCGGCACTGCGTTAGGCAATCTGCTGCTCAACTATTGCGGCCAGCCGGGGCTGTTCGGGCCGCGCGACGCCGCCGCCGGGCGCGAGCAGCGGCTGCAGGATGTGCGCGAGCTGTGGCTGATCTTTGCCGATCGCTTTCTGGCGCTGTGCCATCAGCAAAGCCGCGATGCGGCGCTGGCGACGCCGGGTTACGCTGAGCAGTTCCTGCAGCAGGTCTGGAGCGACGCGATAGGATACTGCGGCACCGAACTGATTCGGCGCACCATCGGCCTGGCGCACGTCGCCGATCTGGACAGTATCGCCGACGCCGACATGCGCCTCGACTGCCAGCGTCACGCCCTGGGATTGGGGCGCACGCTGATCGTCAATGCGCCGCAGATCGAGCATATCGACGCGCTGTTGGCGCGCATTCGTCAGCAGGGCTGA
- a CDS encoding Hok/Gef family protein, translating into MQQKRVVLKLVIVCMTPIAFIWLTRGSLCELRIRLGDSEVAATLAYESGR; encoded by the coding sequence ATGCAGCAAAAACGGGTCGTGCTTAAACTGGTGATCGTCTGTATGACGCCGATCGCGTTCATCTGGCTAACCCGCGGTTCGCTGTGCGAACTGCGCATCAGGTTGGGAGACTCGGAGGTTGCGGCCACTTTGGCTTACGAATCCGGACGGTAA
- the fadE gene encoding acyl-CoA dehydrogenase FadE, protein MMVLSIVVFLALLGVVFYHRVNLTLSSLILVAYTAVMGAIGLWSFWLLLPLAIVLLPLNLSSVRRSLLSAPALRAFRKVMPPMSTTEKEAIDAGTTWWEGDLFRGAPDWNKLHSYPKPRLTEEEQAFIDGPVEEACRMANDFQITHELADLPPELWAYLKEHRFFAMIIKKEYGGLEFSPYAQAMVLQKLAGVSGILAITVGVPNSLGPGELLQHYGTEEQKNHYLPGLARGDEIPCFALTSPEAGSDAGAIPDVGTVCMGEWQGKQVLGMRLTWNKRYITLAPVATVLGLAFKLHDPNRLLSDNESPGITCALIPTSTPGVEIGNRHFPLNVPFQNGPTRGTDVFVPIDYIIGGPKMAGQGWRMLVECLSVGRGITLPSNSTGSLKSIALATGAYAHIRRQFKISIGKMEGIEEPLARIAGNTYVMDAAASLITYALVQGEKPAVLSAIVKYHCTHRGQQSIVDAMDIAGGKGIMLGESNFLARAYQGAPIAITVEGANILTRTMMIFGQGAIRCHPYVLDEMAAAQNNDLNAFDKSLFGHLGHVGSNKVRSFWLGLTNGRTSATPTKDATRRYYQQLNRLSANLALLSDVSMGVLGGSLKRRERISARLGDILSQMYLASAVLKRFDDEGRQKEDLPLVHWGVQDSLHKAEQALDDLLRNFPNRFIAGALRFVVFPFGRVHTAPSDRLDHQLAKILQVPSATRSRLGRGQYLTPSEHNPIGLLEAALADVMAAEPIHERLCKAAGKNLPFTRLDRLAERALEEGKISADEAKILVKAEESRLRSINVDDFAPDALAAAKPEKPAAQSKRQQQTEAA, encoded by the coding sequence ATGATGGTTCTTAGTATCGTCGTTTTCCTGGCTCTCCTCGGCGTGGTGTTCTACCACCGAGTGAACCTTACCCTCAGCAGCCTGATCCTGGTGGCGTACACCGCCGTCATGGGCGCTATCGGCCTGTGGAGCTTCTGGCTGTTGCTGCCGCTGGCGATCGTGCTGCTGCCGCTGAACCTTTCCTCTGTGCGCCGTTCCCTGCTCTCCGCGCCGGCGCTGCGCGCCTTCCGCAAGGTGATGCCGCCGATGTCCACCACCGAGAAGGAAGCGATCGACGCCGGCACCACTTGGTGGGAAGGCGATCTGTTCCGCGGTGCGCCGGACTGGAACAAACTGCACAGCTACCCGAAACCGCGCCTGACGGAAGAAGAGCAGGCGTTTATCGACGGCCCGGTGGAAGAAGCCTGCCGCATGGCCAACGACTTCCAGATCACCCACGAACTGGCCGATCTGCCGCCAGAACTCTGGGCGTACCTGAAAGAACACCGTTTCTTCGCGATGATCATCAAGAAAGAGTACGGCGGTCTGGAATTCTCCCCTTACGCTCAGGCGATGGTGCTGCAAAAACTGGCCGGCGTTTCCGGCATCCTGGCGATCACCGTCGGCGTACCGAACTCCCTCGGCCCGGGCGAACTGCTGCAGCACTACGGTACCGAAGAACAGAAAAACCACTATCTGCCGGGCCTGGCGCGCGGCGACGAAATCCCATGCTTCGCGCTGACCAGCCCGGAAGCGGGTTCCGATGCCGGCGCGATCCCGGACGTCGGCACCGTGTGCATGGGCGAATGGCAAGGCAAGCAGGTGCTGGGCATGCGCCTGACCTGGAACAAGCGCTACATCACGTTGGCGCCGGTCGCCACCGTACTGGGCCTGGCGTTCAAACTGCATGACCCGAACCGCCTGCTGAGCGACAACGAATCCCCGGGCATCACCTGTGCGCTGATCCCGACCAGCACCCCGGGCGTGGAAATCGGCAACCGTCACTTCCCGCTGAACGTGCCGTTCCAGAACGGCCCAACCCGCGGCACCGACGTGTTCGTGCCGATCGATTACATCATCGGCGGGCCGAAAATGGCCGGCCAGGGCTGGCGCATGCTGGTTGAGTGCCTGTCGGTCGGCCGCGGCATCACCCTGCCGTCCAACTCTACCGGCAGCCTGAAATCCATCGCCCTGGCGACCGGCGCCTACGCGCACATTCGCCGTCAGTTCAAGATCTCCATCGGCAAGATGGAAGGGATCGAGGAACCGTTGGCGCGCATCGCCGGCAACACCTATGTGATGGACGCCGCCGCTTCGCTGATCACCTATGCGCTGGTGCAGGGCGAGAAGCCGGCCGTGCTGTCGGCCATCGTCAAATACCACTGCACGCACCGCGGCCAGCAGTCGATCGTTGACGCCATGGATATCGCCGGCGGTAAAGGCATCATGCTGGGCGAATCCAACTTCCTGGCTCGCGCTTATCAGGGGGCACCGATCGCCATCACGGTGGAAGGTGCGAACATCCTGACCCGCACCATGATGATCTTCGGTCAGGGCGCGATCCGCTGCCATCCTTATGTGCTGGATGAAATGGCGGCGGCGCAGAACAACGATCTGAACGCCTTCGATAAATCGCTGTTCGGCCACCTGGGCCACGTCGGCAGCAACAAGGTACGCAGCTTCTGGCTGGGCCTGACCAACGGCCGCACCAGCGCCACGCCAACCAAGGACGCGACCCGTCGTTACTATCAGCAGCTGAACCGCCTGAGCGCCAACCTGGCGCTGCTGTCGGACGTTTCCATGGGCGTGCTGGGCGGCAGCCTGAAGCGCCGTGAGCGCATCTCCGCTCGCCTGGGGGATATCCTCAGCCAGATGTATTTGGCTTCCGCCGTGCTGAAACGCTTTGACGACGAAGGCCGTCAGAAAGAAGATCTGCCGCTGGTGCATTGGGGCGTGCAAGACAGCCTGCATAAAGCCGAACAGGCGCTGGATGATCTGCTGCGCAACTTCCCGAACCGCTTTATCGCCGGCGCGCTGCGCTTCGTGGTCTTCCCGTTCGGCCGCGTGCATACCGCGCCGTCCGATCGCCTGGATCATCAGTTGGCCAAGATCCTGCAGGTGCCTTCCGCCACCCGCAGCCGTCTGGGGCGCGGCCAGTACCTGACGCCGAGCGAGCATAACCCAATCGGCCTGCTGGAAGCGGCGCTGGCCGACGTGATGGCCGCCGAGCCGATTCACGAACGTCTGTGCAAGGCGGCCGGCAAAAACCTGCCGTTCACCCGTCTGGATCGTTTGGCGGAGCGCGCGCTGGAAGAAGGCAAGATCAGCGCCGACGAAGCGAAGATCCTGGTGAAAGCCGAAGAGAGCCGCCTGCGCTCCATCAACGTGGACGACTTTGCGCCGGATGCGCTGGCGGCCGCCAAGCCGGAAAAGCCGGCGGCGCAGTCTAAGCGCCAGCAGCAGACCGAAGCGGCTTAA
- the lpcA gene encoding D-sedoheptulose 7-phosphate isomerase encodes MYHDLIRSELNEAADTLAKFINDDANIDAIQRAAVLLADSFKAGGKVISCGNGGSHCDAMHFAEELTGRYRENRPGYPAIAISDVSHLSCVSNDFGYEYVFSRYVEAVGREGDVLLGISTSGNSGNIIKAIDAARAKGMKVITLTGKDGGKMAGSADVEIRVPHFGYADRIQEIHIKAIHILIQLIEKEMVKA; translated from the coding sequence ATGTACCACGACCTTATTCGCAGTGAACTGAACGAAGCGGCTGATACCCTGGCGAAATTTATCAATGACGACGCCAACATCGACGCCATCCAACGCGCGGCGGTGCTGCTGGCGGATTCCTTCAAAGCCGGCGGTAAAGTGATTTCCTGCGGCAACGGCGGTTCCCATTGCGACGCGATGCATTTCGCCGAAGAGCTGACCGGCCGCTACCGCGAAAACCGCCCGGGCTACCCGGCGATTGCCATCTCGGACGTGAGCCACCTGTCCTGCGTCAGCAACGACTTCGGCTATGAGTATGTGTTCTCGCGCTATGTGGAAGCGGTGGGCCGCGAAGGCGACGTGCTGCTGGGCATTTCCACCTCCGGCAACTCCGGCAACATCATCAAGGCTATCGATGCGGCGCGTGCCAAGGGGATGAAAGTGATCACCCTGACCGGCAAGGACGGCGGCAAGATGGCGGGTTCCGCCGATGTGGAAATTCGCGTGCCGCACTTCGGTTACGCCGATCGCATTCAGGAAATCCACATTAAAGCGATTCACATCTTGATTCAGCTGATCGAAAAAGAGATGGTTAAGGCGTAA
- a CDS encoding class II glutamine amidotransferase, translating to MCELLGMSANVPTDICFSFTGLVQRGGRTGPHKDGWGITFYEGNGCRTFKDPQPSFNSPIARLVQDYPIKSCAVVSHIRQANRGEVALENTHPFTRELWGRNWTYAHNGQLKGYRQLDTGTFRPVGQTDSEYAFCWLLHQLALKYPRTPSQWPAVFRYIGLLASQLRKKGVFNMLLSDGRFVMAYCSTNLYWITRRAPFGKATLLDQDVEIDFQQQTTPNDVVTVIATQPLTANETWHKIEPGEFALFHFGERLVLSEGVGVGRRAG from the coding sequence ATGTGTGAACTGCTCGGGATGAGCGCAAACGTACCGACCGATATCTGCTTCAGCTTTACCGGCCTGGTACAGCGCGGCGGCCGCACCGGGCCGCATAAGGATGGCTGGGGCATTACCTTCTATGAAGGGAACGGCTGCCGCACATTCAAGGATCCGCAGCCGAGCTTCAACTCGCCGATCGCCCGCCTGGTGCAGGACTACCCGATCAAGTCTTGCGCGGTGGTGTCCCATATTCGCCAGGCCAACCGCGGCGAAGTGGCGTTGGAAAACACCCATCCGTTCACCCGCGAACTGTGGGGCCGCAACTGGACCTACGCGCACAACGGCCAATTGAAAGGCTATCGTCAGTTGGATACCGGCACGTTCCGCCCGGTCGGCCAGACTGACAGCGAATATGCCTTCTGCTGGCTGTTGCACCAGCTGGCGCTGAAATATCCGCGCACCCCGAGCCAGTGGCCGGCGGTATTCCGCTACATTGGCCTGTTGGCGAGCCAACTGCGCAAGAAAGGGGTATTCAATATGCTGTTGTCGGACGGGCGCTTCGTGATGGCGTATTGCTCCACCAACCTGTATTGGATTACGCGCCGCGCGCCGTTCGGCAAGGCGACGCTGCTTGATCAGGACGTGGAGATTGATTTTCAGCAACAGACCACACCGAACGATGTGGTCACGGTGATCGCCACCCAACCGCTGACCGCCAACGAAACCTGGCACAAGATTGAGCCAGGCGAGTTCGCGTTATTTCACTTCGGTGAGCGGCTTGTTCTGAGCGAAGGGGTTGGTGTTGGGCGTCGGGCTGGCTGA
- the dpaA gene encoding peptidoglycan meso-diaminopimelic acid protein amidase: MSKIALLFAMLVSMPMITACSASEQVPEAPVVKQQLLGSPVYIQIFKEERKLELYARMGNEFRLVNTFPICNFSGGLGPKRREGDFKSPEGFYSVDARHLKPDSKYYRAINIGFPNDYDKSQGYSGAYLMIHGECKSIGCYAMTNTYMDEIYRYVEAAFAYGQSRVDISIYPFRMTEQNLKRHASSSYIAFWRQLKPGYDYFAKNRQPPTMGVVNGQYVLGQPLMSSGGMMTQYASASPTPNTNPFAQNKPLTEVK, encoded by the coding sequence ATGAGCAAAATCGCGCTGTTGTTTGCGATGCTTGTTTCTATGCCGATGATCACGGCCTGCAGCGCCAGCGAGCAGGTACCCGAAGCGCCGGTAGTTAAACAGCAATTATTGGGTTCGCCGGTCTATATTCAGATCTTCAAAGAGGAACGCAAGCTGGAATTGTATGCCAGAATGGGCAATGAATTCCGCCTGGTCAACACGTTCCCGATCTGTAATTTCTCCGGCGGGCTGGGTCCTAAACGTCGTGAAGGCGACTTTAAAAGTCCTGAAGGCTTTTATAGCGTTGACGCGCGCCATCTGAAACCCGACAGCAAGTATTATCGGGCGATCAATATCGGTTTCCCTAACGATTACGATAAGTCGCAGGGCTATTCCGGCGCTTATCTGATGATCCACGGCGAATGTAAATCGATCGGCTGTTACGCGATGACCAACACCTATATGGATGAGATCTATCGCTACGTCGAAGCCGCCTTCGCCTATGGCCAAAGCCGCGTCGACATCAGCATCTACCCGTTCCGCATGACCGAACAGAACCTGAAACGCCATGCGTCATCCAGCTATATCGCCTTCTGGCGCCAGCTGAAGCCGGGCTATGATTACTTCGCGAAGAACCGCCAACCGCCGACAATGGGCGTGGTCAATGGCCAGTACGTCTTGGGTCAACCGCTGATGAGCAGCGGCGGCATGATGACGCAGTACGCGTCAGCCAGCCCGACGCCCAACACCAACCCCTTCGCTCAGAACAAGCCGCTCACCGAAGTGAAATAA